The Nocardioides pantholopis genome window below encodes:
- a CDS encoding RsmD family RNA methyltransferase: MTAELSDTVVPPEEVADFAELRIRHDERVLRPRSWTVAQAEWGAELLRGGPDGPVLELCTGAGQIGLLTVARERRPLVAVDLNPVACDYARRNAADAGLADLVEVREGALDAVLAAEERYALVQADPPWVRRAETGRFPGDPLLAIDGGDDGLALAWTCVETAAAHLLPGGSLLLQLGTTEQAEAVGSGLTTYADLALVEVREYERGVLARVRRDA; this comes from the coding sequence ATGACGGCTGAGCTGAGCGACACGGTGGTGCCCCCCGAGGAGGTCGCGGACTTCGCCGAGCTGCGGATCCGGCACGACGAGCGGGTGCTCCGGCCGCGGTCCTGGACCGTCGCGCAGGCGGAGTGGGGCGCCGAGCTGCTGCGCGGCGGTCCCGACGGCCCGGTGCTGGAGCTGTGCACCGGGGCCGGGCAGATCGGCCTGCTCACGGTCGCCCGGGAGCGCCGTCCGCTGGTCGCTGTCGACCTCAACCCGGTCGCCTGCGACTACGCACGCCGCAACGCCGCCGACGCCGGGCTCGCCGACCTGGTCGAGGTCCGGGAGGGCGCGCTGGACGCCGTGCTGGCCGCCGAGGAGCGCTACGCGCTGGTCCAGGCGGACCCGCCGTGGGTGCGCCGGGCCGAGACCGGCCGGTTCCCGGGCGACCCGCTGCTGGCCATCGACGGCGGCGACGACGGGCTCGCGCTGGCGTGGACCTGCGTGGAGACCGCCGCCGCCCACCTGCTGCCCGGCGGCTCGCTGCTGCTCCAGCTGGGCACCACCGAGCAGGCCGAGGCGGTCGGCTCCGGCCTCACGACGTACGCCGACCTCGCCCTGGTCGAGGTCCGCGAGTACGAGCGCGGCGTCCTCGCCCGCGTGCGCCGCGACGCCTGA
- a CDS encoding CDGSH iron-sulfur domain-containing protein, which translates to MSDRERPGRPDIVLCPGGPMLLRGDHVIEDADGNEHRTHRPVSAVCRCGKSASQPWCDGTHKVLPAKLRP; encoded by the coding sequence GTGAGCGACCGCGAGCGGCCCGGGCGCCCGGACATCGTCCTGTGCCCGGGCGGGCCGATGCTGCTGCGCGGGGACCACGTCATCGAGGACGCCGACGGCAACGAGCACCGCACCCACCGCCCGGTCTCGGCCGTGTGCCGCTGCGGCAAGTCCGCCTCGCAGCCGTGGTGCGACGGCACCCACAAGGTGTTGCCCGCCAAGTTGCGTCCCTGA
- a CDS encoding iron-containing redox enzyme family protein, which yields MLTPKARGAFSAAVFEAMRSGEGRVADVAPESPDDAAIALWGLFELHYRGFEDVDDDLEWHPGLLAVRHELATDLERRLRERWTPYAVSGSTAAEVGAELFAYIEDHDGPSLARYVHTTAETDQVLDLLRWRSVYHLKEADPTSWVVPRLTARPKAALMELQFDEYGNGDPAQLHHRLWERGMEGVGLRSEYGAYVDEAPLEALEQNNAMSLFGLSRKLRGAALGHLAAFEATSSLPSRKMAQGLDRLGMDAALIGYYTEHVEADAVHEQLAARDICGVLVEEEPALGEDVFFGAFTCLDLEDRFAHHVLGLWGADA from the coding sequence GTGCTGACGCCGAAGGCCCGGGGCGCGTTCAGCGCCGCCGTCTTCGAGGCGATGAGGTCGGGGGAGGGGCGCGTCGCCGACGTGGCCCCGGAGTCGCCGGATGACGCCGCGATCGCGCTGTGGGGGCTCTTCGAGCTGCACTACCGCGGGTTCGAGGACGTCGACGACGACCTGGAGTGGCACCCCGGCCTGCTGGCCGTGCGGCACGAGCTCGCCACGGACCTCGAGCGCCGGCTGCGCGAGCGCTGGACGCCGTACGCCGTCAGCGGGAGCACGGCGGCCGAGGTCGGCGCCGAGCTGTTCGCCTACATCGAGGACCACGACGGCCCGTCGCTGGCGCGCTACGTCCACACCACCGCGGAGACCGATCAGGTGCTCGACCTGCTGCGCTGGCGCTCGGTCTACCACCTCAAGGAGGCCGACCCCACCTCGTGGGTCGTCCCGCGGCTGACGGCTCGCCCCAAGGCGGCGCTGATGGAGCTGCAGTTCGACGAGTACGGCAACGGCGACCCCGCCCAGCTGCACCACCGGCTGTGGGAGCGGGGGATGGAGGGCGTCGGCCTGCGCTCGGAGTACGGCGCCTACGTCGACGAGGCGCCGCTGGAGGCCCTGGAGCAGAACAACGCGATGAGCCTGTTCGGGCTCAGCCGCAAGCTGCGCGGCGCCGCGCTCGGCCATCTCGCTGCCTTCGAGGCGACCAGCTCGCTGCCGTCGCGGAAGATGGCGCAGGGCCTGGACCGGCTCGGCATGGACGCCGCGCTCATCGGCTACTACACCGAGCACGTCGAGGCGGACGCGGTGCACGAGCAGCTGGCGGCCCGCGACATCTGCGGGGTGCTGGTCGAGGAGGAGCCGGCCCTGGGCGAGGACGTGTTCTTCGGCGCCTTCACCTGCCTGGACCTCGAGGACCGCTTCGCCCACCACGTGCTCGGCCTGTGGGGGGCGGACGCGTGA
- a CDS encoding catalase: MDPKETAKAAIRKLESLGDVPVPGGPGPAPAPLEEPTAPVPPLPPKPDQGAPATGTATGAQTGAPPTARAQQAAYLTNSTGTRLRDTDHSLKAGRRGPTLLQDHHLREKITHFDHERIPERVVHARGAGAHGVFEGYGTAASVSMAGLFAKGKETPVFVRFSTVLGSRGSADTVRDTRGFATKFYTDEGNWDLVANNIPVFFIQDGIKFPDVIHAGKPHPDREIPQAQSAHDTFWDFVSLHTEAQHHTMWNMSDRGIPRSYRMMEGFGVHTFRCINADGGTSLVKFHWKPKLGVHSLTWEEAQLIGGIDPDFHRRDLYDAIEAGAHPEWELGVQVFPDEPDQMFAGIDLLDPTKIVPEEIAPVQPIGKLTLNANPTNFFAEVEQIAFHVGHLVPGIDVTDDPLLQTRLFSYVDTQLSRLGGPNYNQIPVNRPHVPTNDMFRDGFHQHAVHSGVAPYKPNSLDGGCPFAAGADLSDEETRAFIEAAVKVAEATKVRENPASFDDHYSQVRQFWLSMTPVEKEHIIRAYTFELGKCYEQAVKERQLQSLANIDPVLCQEVATGLGLPAPEPTVPLADVEPSPALSQIKGPFPPDGRMIGIVVDPDGDLDGVEALRRTIHEAGMVPLLFGPNGGTVGGMPVQRTFATGRSVEVDVLLLAGSPKPAPDALTNRDDKSGAVGDPAVDPRVSLLVQECHRHAKVIGAWGAGTAAITAAGIPVGDAGVVTGDSAAAVFTEVQEQMAFHRVWDRFATTV, translated from the coding sequence ATGGACCCCAAGGAGACCGCAAAGGCCGCGATCCGCAAGCTCGAGTCGCTCGGCGACGTTCCGGTGCCGGGTGGCCCCGGACCGGCGCCGGCGCCGCTCGAGGAGCCGACGGCCCCGGTCCCGCCGCTGCCGCCGAAGCCGGACCAGGGCGCTCCCGCCACGGGCACCGCGACCGGCGCCCAGACCGGGGCCCCGCCGACCGCCCGCGCCCAGCAGGCGGCGTACCTCACGAACTCGACCGGCACCCGGCTGCGCGACACCGACCACTCGCTGAAGGCCGGGCGGCGTGGCCCGACCCTGCTGCAGGACCACCACCTGCGCGAGAAGATCACCCACTTCGACCACGAGCGCATCCCCGAGCGCGTCGTCCACGCCCGCGGTGCGGGCGCTCACGGCGTCTTCGAGGGCTACGGCACCGCAGCCTCGGTCTCGATGGCCGGGCTGTTCGCCAAGGGCAAGGAGACCCCGGTCTTCGTGCGCTTCTCGACGGTGCTGGGCTCGCGTGGCTCGGCCGACACCGTGCGCGACACCCGTGGCTTCGCGACGAAGTTCTACACCGACGAGGGCAACTGGGACCTGGTCGCCAACAACATCCCGGTCTTCTTCATCCAGGACGGCATCAAGTTCCCCGACGTCATCCACGCCGGCAAGCCGCACCCGGACCGTGAGATCCCCCAGGCCCAGAGCGCCCACGACACCTTCTGGGACTTCGTCTCGCTGCACACCGAGGCCCAGCACCACACGATGTGGAACATGTCCGACCGGGGCATCCCGCGCTCCTACCGGATGATGGAGGGCTTCGGGGTCCACACGTTCCGGTGCATCAACGCCGACGGCGGCACCTCGCTGGTGAAGTTCCACTGGAAGCCCAAGCTCGGCGTGCACTCCCTGACCTGGGAGGAGGCGCAGCTGATCGGCGGCATCGACCCCGACTTCCACCGCCGCGACCTGTACGACGCCATCGAGGCCGGCGCCCACCCGGAGTGGGAGCTCGGGGTCCAGGTGTTCCCCGACGAGCCCGACCAGATGTTCGCCGGGATCGACCTGCTCGACCCCACGAAGATCGTGCCCGAGGAGATCGCGCCGGTGCAGCCCATCGGCAAGCTCACCCTGAACGCCAACCCGACGAACTTCTTCGCCGAGGTCGAGCAGATCGCCTTCCACGTCGGACACCTGGTGCCCGGCATCGACGTCACCGACGACCCGCTGCTGCAGACCCGGCTGTTCTCCTACGTCGACACCCAGCTGTCCCGGCTGGGCGGGCCGAACTACAACCAGATCCCGGTCAACCGTCCGCACGTGCCGACCAACGACATGTTCCGCGACGGCTTCCACCAGCACGCCGTGCACAGCGGCGTCGCGCCGTACAAGCCGAACTCGCTGGACGGCGGTTGCCCGTTCGCCGCGGGCGCGGACCTCTCCGACGAGGAGACCCGGGCCTTCATCGAGGCGGCGGTCAAGGTCGCGGAGGCGACCAAGGTCCGGGAGAACCCGGCCTCCTTCGACGACCACTACAGCCAGGTGCGCCAGTTCTGGCTGAGCATGACCCCGGTCGAGAAGGAGCACATCATCCGGGCCTACACCTTCGAGCTCGGCAAGTGCTACGAGCAGGCGGTCAAGGAGCGCCAGCTCCAGAGCCTGGCCAACATCGACCCGGTGCTGTGCCAGGAGGTCGCGACCGGACTGGGTCTGCCCGCGCCGGAGCCGACTGTGCCGCTCGCGGACGTCGAGCCGAGCCCGGCGCTCTCCCAGATCAAGGGGCCGTTCCCGCCCGACGGGCGGATGATCGGCATCGTCGTCGACCCGGACGGCGACCTGGACGGGGTCGAGGCGCTGCGCCGCACCATCCACGAGGCCGGCATGGTGCCGCTGCTGTTCGGCCCGAACGGCGGGACCGTGGGCGGCATGCCCGTGCAGCGCACGTTCGCGACCGGACGCTCGGTCGAGGTCGACGTGCTGCTCCTGGCCGGCAGCCCGAAGCCGGCGCCGGACGCGCTGACCAACCGCGACGACAAGTCCGGCGCCGTGGGCGACCCGGCCGTGGACCCGCGGGTCAGCCTGCTGGTGCAGGAGTGCCACCGCCACGCCAAGGTGATCGGCGCCTGGGGCGCGGGCACGGCGGCCATCACGGCGGCCGGCATCCCGGTCGGTGACGCCGGCGTCGTGACGGGCGACTCCGCCGCGGCGGTCTTCACCGAGGTCCAGGAGCAGATGGCGTTCCACCGCGTCTGGGACCGGTTCGCCACCACGGTCTGA
- a CDS encoding YihY/virulence factor BrkB family protein, translating into MSSPNSSSADTGRPAPGSDPEDEKVDSPTDLRKPSLFYVARKTVREFSDDQCTDLAAALTYYAVLALFPAAIALTSVLGLVGQDGKAVDEVLKILSDVGAGGVADTVGPTLRELSGSQGAGLALILGLLGALWSASGYVGAFGRAMNRIYEIDEGRPIWKLRPMMLLVTVIVVILAALVLLALVLTGPVAESVGEAVGLGSSVVTVWNIAKWPVLLAVVVIIVALLYYATPNVKQPKFRWISVGAVLAILTWILLSLAFGFYVANFSSYSKTYGALAGVIVFLLWLWITNIALLFGAELDAELERGRELQSGVAAEETIQLPPRDTRNIDKKQKQEAKDRQRGRELRESAGAPDQDPHRTDARADRD; encoded by the coding sequence ATGAGCTCACCCAATTCGAGCAGCGCTGACACCGGTCGCCCCGCCCCCGGGTCGGACCCGGAGGACGAGAAGGTCGACTCCCCCACCGACCTGCGCAAGCCCTCGCTGTTCTACGTCGCCCGCAAGACCGTCCGGGAGTTCTCCGACGACCAGTGCACCGACCTGGCCGCCGCCCTGACCTACTACGCCGTCCTGGCGCTGTTCCCGGCCGCCATCGCGCTGACCTCGGTGCTCGGGCTGGTCGGGCAGGACGGCAAGGCCGTCGACGAGGTACTCAAGATCCTCTCCGACGTCGGCGCCGGCGGCGTCGCCGACACCGTCGGCCCCACCCTGCGCGAGCTCAGCGGCTCCCAGGGTGCCGGTCTCGCCCTGATCCTCGGTCTCCTCGGCGCGCTGTGGTCGGCCAGCGGCTACGTCGGCGCGTTCGGCCGGGCCATGAACCGCATCTACGAGATCGACGAGGGCCGGCCCATCTGGAAGCTGCGCCCGATGATGCTGCTGGTCACGGTGATCGTGGTGATCCTGGCCGCGCTGGTCCTGCTCGCCCTGGTGCTGACCGGCCCGGTCGCCGAGTCGGTCGGCGAGGCGGTCGGCCTCGGCTCGAGCGTCGTGACCGTCTGGAACATCGCCAAGTGGCCGGTCCTGCTCGCCGTGGTCGTGATCATCGTCGCGCTCCTCTACTACGCGACTCCGAACGTCAAGCAGCCGAAGTTCCGCTGGATCAGCGTCGGCGCCGTGCTCGCGATCCTCACCTGGATCCTGCTCTCGCTCGCGTTCGGCTTCTACGTCGCGAACTTCTCCTCCTACAGCAAGACCTACGGCGCCCTCGCGGGCGTCATCGTCTTCCTGCTGTGGCTGTGGATCACCAACATCGCCCTGCTGTTCGGCGCCGAGCTCGACGCGGAGCTGGAGCGCGGCCGCGAGCTGCAGTCCGGCGTCGCGGCCGAGGAGACGATCCAGCTGCCGCCCCGCGACACCCGCAACATCGACAAGAAGCAGAAGCAGGAGGCCAAGGACCGCCAACGCGGCCGGGAGCTGCGCGAGAGCGCCGGCGCACCGGACCAGGACCCGCACCGGACCGACGCCCGCGCCGACCGCGACTGA
- a CDS encoding FAD-dependent oxidoreductase — protein MALTSLWQDRHPRSPLEASTPASLSGEHDVVVVGGGLTGLTTAVLLARAGRSVLVVEAGHVGVGTTGRSTAKISLLQGTQFSRLSRRHPDQVLRRYAEANLEAQAWLVRFCADQQVGIQDRPAYTYATTALGERMIRAELKAVRTAGLEAEWLDEVPLPYPTRGAVRLADQKQVDPCELLEALSREAVAHGVRLVEGVRVRRVTGKDPVQVVSEHGTATARTVVVATNMPVLDRGGFFARMSPSRSYGLAFRTAEPHVDGMYLSADSPSRSLRDAPGTDGASLLLVGGNGHKVGAPVSEQQRIEGLREWTAHWFPDAEETHAWSAQDYVPHHGLPFAGPVLPGADEVLVAGGYSKWGMTNGVAAALAVAGQVLGEQRPWADILRPWQRAELRGALDTAKLNGEVALEMAGGWLRPALHPGAGTPPTEGQGTVRLDHAGPPTAVSTVDGTERRVSAVCSHLGGVVRWNDAERSWDCPLHGSRFGPDGEVLEGPATCGLGRR, from the coding sequence GTGGCACTGACCTCCCTCTGGCAGGACCGGCACCCACGCTCGCCCCTCGAGGCGAGCACCCCTGCGAGCCTGTCCGGCGAGCACGACGTCGTCGTGGTCGGGGGCGGCCTGACCGGGCTGACCACCGCCGTGCTGCTGGCCCGCGCCGGGCGCTCGGTGCTGGTGGTCGAGGCCGGGCACGTCGGCGTCGGCACCACCGGGCGCAGCACCGCCAAGATCAGCCTGCTCCAGGGGACCCAGTTCTCCCGGCTCTCCCGCCGGCATCCGGACCAGGTCCTGCGCCGCTACGCCGAGGCGAACCTCGAGGCCCAGGCCTGGCTGGTCCGGTTCTGCGCCGACCAGCAGGTCGGCATCCAGGACCGGCCCGCCTACACCTACGCCACCACGGCGCTGGGCGAGCGGATGATCCGCGCGGAGCTCAAGGCGGTGCGGACCGCGGGCCTCGAGGCTGAGTGGCTCGACGAGGTGCCGCTGCCCTACCCCACCCGCGGTGCGGTGCGGCTGGCCGACCAGAAGCAGGTCGATCCGTGCGAGCTGCTCGAGGCGCTCTCCCGGGAGGCAGTGGCGCACGGCGTACGCCTCGTCGAGGGGGTGCGGGTCCGCCGGGTGACCGGCAAGGACCCGGTGCAGGTCGTCTCCGAGCACGGCACCGCGACGGCTCGCACGGTCGTGGTCGCCACCAACATGCCGGTGCTGGACCGCGGCGGGTTCTTCGCCCGGATGTCGCCGTCGCGCTCCTACGGCCTGGCGTTCCGGACCGCCGAGCCGCACGTGGACGGGATGTACCTCTCCGCCGACTCCCCGTCGCGGTCCCTGCGCGACGCCCCCGGCACCGACGGCGCCTCACTGCTGCTCGTCGGCGGCAACGGGCACAAGGTCGGCGCCCCGGTCTCGGAGCAGCAGCGGATCGAGGGGCTGCGGGAGTGGACCGCGCACTGGTTCCCCGACGCGGAGGAGACCCACGCCTGGTCCGCACAGGACTACGTCCCCCACCACGGTCTGCCGTTCGCCGGCCCGGTGCTGCCCGGAGCCGACGAGGTGCTGGTCGCCGGCGGCTACTCCAAGTGGGGCATGACCAACGGCGTGGCGGCCGCCCTCGCGGTCGCCGGCCAGGTCCTCGGGGAGCAGCGGCCGTGGGCCGACATCCTGCGCCCGTGGCAGCGCGCCGAGCTGCGCGGCGCGCTCGACACCGCCAAGCTCAACGGCGAGGTCGCCCTGGAGATGGCCGGCGGCTGGCTGCGCCCGGCCCTGCACCCGGGTGCCGGCACGCCCCCGACCGAGGGCCAGGGCACCGTCCGCCTGGACCACGCCGGCCCGCCCACGGCGGTGTCGACGGTCGACGGCACCGAGCGACGGGTCTCCGCGGTCTGCAGCCACCTCGGTGGCGTGGTGCGCTGGAACGACGCCGAGCGCAGTTGGGACTGCCCGCTGCACGGCTCGCGGTTCGGCCCGGACGGCGAGGTCCTGGAGGGGCCGGCCACCTGCGGCCTGGGCCGGCGCTGA
- a CDS encoding sugar O-acetyltransferase gives MDDTRTMRERMLAGDLYLADDPELVEATRAAQDLAATYNATTSRQEPLRRLILEQLLGAVGEDTDLRPPVQVDYGTNIRIGARCFANFGLLALDVAAITIGDDVQIGPNVQLLTPTHPVEPEARRAKWEAARPITIGDNVWLGGGVIVCPGVRIGENTVVGAGSVVTRDLPANVVAVGNPARVIRSVAEA, from the coding sequence ATGGACGACACACGCACGATGCGGGAGCGGATGCTCGCCGGCGACCTCTACCTCGCCGACGACCCGGAGCTGGTCGAGGCCACTCGCGCTGCCCAGGACCTTGCTGCGACGTACAACGCGACGACCAGTCGCCAGGAGCCGCTGCGCCGCCTGATCCTCGAACAGCTGCTCGGCGCCGTCGGGGAGGACACCGACCTGCGACCGCCGGTGCAGGTCGACTACGGGACGAACATCCGGATCGGTGCGCGCTGCTTCGCGAACTTCGGGCTGCTGGCCCTCGACGTCGCCGCCATCACGATCGGCGACGACGTCCAGATCGGGCCGAACGTGCAGCTGCTCACCCCCACCCACCCGGTCGAGCCGGAGGCCCGCCGCGCCAAGTGGGAGGCCGCGCGCCCGATCACGATCGGGGACAACGTCTGGCTCGGCGGCGGGGTGATCGTCTGCCCCGGGGTGCGCATCGGCGAGAACACAGTGGTCGGCGCCGGCTCGGTCGTGACCCGGGACCTGCCGGCGAACGTGGTCGCCGTGGGCAACCCGGCACGGGTGATCCGGTCGGTGGCCGAGGCCTGA
- a CDS encoding ATP-binding protein — translation MSAAGRPGGVVRVLLVDDAVDARRLVRTALRFRGGFEVTGEAGTCAQAAELAAELQPDVIVLDLGLPDLAGRDVLGRVRASAPAAKVVVFSGADPDDRLWFEENTAGYVLKNEDLDYLVDLLESAGRPEQQSVEVDLPQDLGSVRQARSLVRSTLDDWELGHLLDEACLVVSELATNALNHAESSFRVRVSLNPGTLRLEVADSGPGTPEPQPQSDTREGGRGLVLIAAMSASWGIEESARGKVVWAELAREVS, via the coding sequence ATGAGCGCCGCCGGCCGACCCGGGGGCGTGGTCCGGGTGCTGCTCGTCGACGACGCCGTCGACGCCCGGCGCCTGGTGCGCACCGCGCTGCGCTTCCGCGGGGGCTTCGAGGTGACCGGCGAGGCCGGGACCTGCGCCCAGGCGGCCGAGCTCGCCGCCGAGCTCCAGCCGGACGTCATCGTGCTGGACCTCGGCCTGCCCGACCTGGCCGGCCGCGACGTGCTGGGCCGGGTCCGGGCGAGCGCGCCCGCCGCGAAGGTGGTCGTCTTCTCCGGCGCCGACCCCGACGACCGGCTCTGGTTCGAGGAGAACACCGCCGGCTACGTGCTCAAGAACGAGGACCTCGACTACCTCGTGGACCTGCTCGAGTCAGCCGGCCGCCCCGAGCAGCAGTCCGTCGAGGTGGACCTCCCGCAGGACCTCGGCAGCGTGCGCCAGGCGCGGTCGCTGGTGCGCAGCACCCTCGACGACTGGGAGCTCGGCCACCTGCTGGACGAGGCCTGCCTGGTCGTCAGCGAGCTGGCGACCAACGCGCTCAACCACGCGGAGTCCTCCTTCCGGGTGCGCGTCAGCCTGAACCCCGGCACCCTGCGCCTCGAGGTGGCCGACAGCGGCCCCGGTACGCCGGAGCCGCAGCCCCAGAGCGACACCCGGGAGGGCGGCCGGGGACTGGTGCTGATCGCCGCCATGTCGGCCTCGTGGGGCATCGAGGAGTCGGCGCGCGGCAAGGTGGTCTGGGCCGAGCTGGCCCGCGAGGTCTCCTGA
- a CDS encoding PAS domain S-box protein has product MPGTSSKLPTVVVVDDVADLRSVVRSRLRLSGRFEVVGEGQDGREAVDLVAEHRPDLLLMDVSMPGVDGLQALPEARAASPTTRVVMFSGFDEHGLADRARALGAAAYLQKSLTLDTLVDDLLEVLRDPSSTVLVPPPGTSSDGVPEEGPVLAEHQERFREVFEDAAIGMATVTLSGRIVRSNRHLAGLLQRPAAELLGSAYAEVVTGVDVEGLIRTIVVDGHDDARAEHTVPGRPGVLLQSTLTPVLSAEREPLYLFLQVQDVTGQREAEAGLRESEQRFRLMVETVQDYAIFMLDPDGRIASWNAGAERHKGYTAEEAVGQHFRMFYPPEVRERRHPEHELQLALAHGRYEEEGWRLRKDGSRFWAQVTITAVRRPDGSHLGFAKVTRDVTERRRLLQEQEAAAEALAAANERLQQVADEQAQFVAVTAHELRGPVGTMAMSAETLRRHWADLEAGERDEFLQAMASSANQLNRLLADLLTASRLQASALEIRSGAVPVWRHLEELASVHRKAHPQSVVHLEGDEGAIVHADPGRLTQAMENLLGNALRHGRPPVRVRVVSHPATVDIEVRDAGDGVPETMRQRLFDRFATSGHGGGTGLGLHIVRELARAQGGDAAYRPADGAFVLTLPRAEETP; this is encoded by the coding sequence ATGCCGGGGACGAGCTCGAAGCTGCCGACGGTCGTCGTCGTCGATGACGTCGCCGATCTGCGCTCGGTCGTCCGCTCCCGGCTGCGCCTGTCCGGGCGCTTCGAGGTCGTCGGTGAGGGGCAGGACGGCCGCGAGGCCGTCGACCTGGTCGCCGAGCACCGGCCGGACCTGCTGCTGATGGACGTCTCGATGCCCGGCGTGGACGGCCTGCAGGCGCTGCCGGAGGCCCGGGCGGCCTCGCCCACGACGCGGGTCGTGATGTTCAGCGGGTTCGACGAGCACGGGCTGGCCGACCGGGCCCGCGCGCTAGGCGCCGCGGCGTACCTGCAGAAGTCGCTGACCCTGGACACGCTCGTCGACGACCTGCTCGAGGTCCTTCGGGACCCCTCGTCCACCGTCCTGGTGCCCCCGCCCGGAACCTCGAGCGACGGCGTCCCGGAGGAGGGCCCGGTGCTCGCCGAGCACCAGGAGCGGTTCCGCGAGGTCTTCGAGGACGCCGCGATCGGCATGGCCACGGTCACGCTCTCGGGGCGGATCGTGCGCAGCAACCGGCATCTCGCCGGCTTGCTGCAGCGGCCCGCGGCAGAGCTCCTCGGCAGTGCGTACGCCGAGGTCGTGACCGGGGTGGACGTCGAGGGGCTGATCCGCACGATCGTCGTCGACGGCCATGACGACGCCCGCGCCGAGCACACCGTGCCGGGTCGGCCCGGCGTGCTGCTGCAGTCGACGCTCACCCCGGTGCTCAGCGCCGAGCGGGAGCCGCTGTACCTGTTCCTCCAGGTGCAGGACGTCACCGGCCAGCGCGAGGCCGAGGCCGGGCTGCGCGAGAGCGAGCAGCGGTTCCGGCTGATGGTCGAGACCGTCCAGGACTATGCGATCTTCATGCTCGACCCCGACGGGCGGATCGCGAGCTGGAACGCGGGCGCTGAGCGGCACAAGGGCTACACGGCCGAGGAGGCCGTCGGGCAGCACTTCCGGATGTTCTACCCGCCGGAGGTCCGGGAGCGTCGCCATCCCGAGCACGAGCTGCAGCTCGCGCTGGCGCACGGGCGCTACGAGGAGGAGGGCTGGCGGCTCCGCAAGGACGGCAGCCGGTTCTGGGCCCAGGTGACGATCACCGCCGTGCGGCGTCCGGACGGGAGCCACCTCGGGTTCGCCAAGGTCACCCGCGACGTGACCGAGCGCCGCCGGCTGCTGCAGGAGCAGGAGGCGGCGGCCGAGGCCCTGGCCGCAGCCAACGAGCGGCTCCAGCAGGTGGCCGACGAGCAGGCCCAGTTCGTCGCGGTGACCGCCCACGAGCTGCGCGGGCCCGTGGGCACCATGGCGATGTCGGCGGAGACGCTGCGCCGGCACTGGGCGGACCTCGAGGCCGGGGAGCGCGATGAGTTCCTGCAGGCGATGGCGTCCAGCGCCAACCAGCTCAACCGGCTCCTCGCCGACCTGCTGACGGCCTCCCGGCTCCAGGCCAGCGCCCTGGAGATCCGGTCCGGCGCCGTCCCGGTGTGGCGACACCTCGAGGAACTTGCCAGCGTGCACCGCAAGGCGCATCCTCAGTCGGTGGTGCACCTCGAGGGGGACGAGGGCGCCATCGTCCACGCCGATCCCGGAAGACTGACGCAGGCCATGGAGAATCTCTTGGGCAACGCGCTGCGACACGGCCGCCCGCCGGTCCGGGTCCGGGTCGTGTCGCACCCCGCCACCGTCGACATCGAGGTCCGCGACGCCGGCGACGGAGTGCCGGAGACGATGCGCCAGCGGCTCTTCGACCGGTTCGCGACGAGCGGTCACGGCGGCGGCACCGGGCTGGGCCTGCACATCGTCCGGGAGCTGGCCCGGGCCCAGGGTGGCGACGCGGCGTACCGCCCCGCGGACGGCGCCTTCGTCCTGACCCTGCCGCGCGCCGAGGAGACACCATGA
- a CDS encoding sigma-70 family RNA polymerase sigma factor: protein MTTAAMHRQAPDQVRRERTASLLAEAAEASPEQREELLNEVVVLNIQVAHAVARRFRNRGVALEDLEQVACCALVRAARKFDVAQERDFLSYAVPTMSGELKRYFRDHGWTVRPPRRIQEIHSRVVALHRSGLEDGRPAKPEDIAQALEIPVADVREALETQGCFQPASLDYTLHEGGDMTVGDLLASDDESEREALEARVMLQPVVRRLSERDRRILHLRFAEDCTQAQIGQELGVTQMQVSRLLSRILDGLREDLAVDESTDRTHAAV from the coding sequence ATGACCACCGCAGCGATGCACCGCCAGGCGCCGGACCAGGTCCGTCGCGAACGCACTGCCTCCCTGCTCGCCGAGGCCGCCGAGGCGTCCCCGGAGCAGCGCGAGGAGCTCCTGAACGAGGTTGTGGTCCTGAACATCCAGGTTGCCCACGCCGTGGCCCGCCGCTTCCGCAACCGCGGGGTGGCCCTCGAGGACCTCGAGCAGGTCGCGTGCTGTGCCCTGGTGCGGGCCGCGCGCAAGTTCGACGTCGCGCAGGAGCGCGACTTCCTTTCCTACGCCGTGCCCACGATGAGCGGCGAGCTCAAGCGCTACTTCCGCGACCACGGCTGGACCGTGCGTCCGCCGCGCCGGATCCAGGAGATCCACTCGCGGGTCGTCGCGCTGCACCGTTCCGGCCTCGAGGACGGCCGGCCGGCGAAGCCCGAGGACATCGCCCAGGCGCTCGAGATCCCCGTGGCCGACGTCCGCGAGGCACTGGAGACCCAGGGCTGCTTCCAGCCGGCGTCCCTCGACTACACCCTCCACGAGGGTGGGGACATGACCGTCGGCGACCTGCTCGCCAGCGACGACGAGAGCGAGCGCGAGGCGCTCGAAGCCCGGGTCATGCTGCAGCCCGTGGTCCGCCGCCTCTCCGAGCGGGACCGCCGCATCCTCCACCTCCGGTTCGCCGAGGACTGCACCCAGGCGCAGATCGGCCAGGAGCTCGGCGTCACGCAGATGCAGGTCTCCCGTCTGCTCAGCCGGATCCTCGACGGGCTGCGCGAGGACCTCGCGGTCGACGAGTCCACCGACCGGACGCACGCCGCCGTCTGA